The nucleotide window GATCGCATCGGCCAGCGGAAGAGGAGTCTGGAAGTCTCCGTATTCCCGTCTATCGTGCTCCGCGGCGACGGAATCTCTTCTTAGGAGCAACTCGACGCATTGCTCATACTCCGACTGGTTCGCGAAGAAGTCCACAATCCCTGTTAGGCGTTCCAGAATCTCGTTCGCCTGCTCACAGCTGCCGGTGTGGCGAAATCTGTCCTCCAAGATGTCGGCGGTCTGAGGGCTCAGCCGGCTGATCGCCGATCTCACACTACTGCTTCTCGGGGTCTCGGATGATTGGGACAATACCCTCGACTGATTCTGCCAACTCGACGACGCGTGAGTACTGCAGCCGCCACTGCAAGGCGTTGGATATGGTGAGATAGCCCTGGTTCGGCGGCGACGATAGTATTTCCTCCGCTAGCTTGGCCATGGTGATCTCGTCCGCCGGAAGATTGCGGTCATTGAGGTACGCTATTACCTCTTCAGCGTTCGCGTGGTTCTCATGCATCTGCCTGAGCGCCTTCGTTGTCTGGTAGTCGGCCGTGCGGTGGGCATGAATGAACGAGCAACTCACGAAGTTGAGCTGCGCGGCTCTCCGTCTGCGATGGTCCGTCTTCTTGTACACGAATACGAGCAAGTTGTAGCCCAAGCCGAATATCTTCTGCCGTGCGTTCTTGAATGGGCAGGATGACTGCGGCTGCTTCAGAGAAGTCACTTTGATATCCGCGTTTA belongs to bacterium and includes:
- a CDS encoding restriction endonuclease, whose translation is MAPRSRLTIDLLVEEARSFCQSESKVLIPSLYGVTDGKAVGTFIEHKFQDRLSAKYECDVGSSANGIDLPSDALNADIKVTSLKQPQSSCPFKNARQKIFGLGYNLLVFVYKKTDHRRRRAAQLNFVSCSFIHAHRTADYQTTKALRQMHENHANAEEVIAYLNDRNLPADEITMAKLAEEILSSPPNQGYLTISNALQWRLQYSRVVELAESVEGIVPIIRDPEKQ